From Cygnus olor isolate bCygOlo1 chromosome 7, bCygOlo1.pri.v2, whole genome shotgun sequence, a single genomic window includes:
- the SFXN2 gene encoding sideroflexin-2 isoform X1 — protein MGNCVTHAPPPCVSASPLPRRASAPREGRGWRRGWPRPPATPRPLPPRGGRGRSARRDWPGAATRRGARQGGLGAAQLRAEMAAVPLGFDIDAPRWDQSTFAGRLRHFLNITDPRTALVPERELDRAREVVAGCRAGLVPPGSSREQLLYAKKLYDSAFHPDSGEKMNLIGRMSFQVPGGMALTGCMLQFYRTVPAVVFWQWVNQSFNAIVNYTNRNAASPISLAQIGVAYVTATGTALATAVGLNLYTKRAPPLLARWVPFAAVAAANCVNIPMMRQQEIINGVTVTDEDNNELGRSRRAAVKGIAQVVVSRITMAAPGMSECGMGHWAGGRIHAVTQSPAAPSTASAAGALRAGPHLFPSPLLSAPSYSAHHHGAAGEVPLHAAHPGSPRAAAGAALRGVPPVHGAGRLRPVPAEMLPRAG, from the exons ATGGGCAACTGCGTCACGCACGCGCCGCCGCCGTGCGTAAGCGCGTCACCGCTTCCCCGCCGTGCGTCCGCCCCACGAGAGgggcggggctggcggcgcgGTTGGCCACGCCCACCTGCCACGCCACGCCCCCTCCCGCCGCGGGGTGGGCGCGGCCGCTCGGCTCGCCGTGATTGGCCGGGGGCGGCCACGCGGCGCGGCGCGCGCCAAGGGGGTCTGGGGGCCGCGCAG ctccgCGCCGAAATGGCCGCCGTCCCCCTCGGCTTCGACATCGACGCCCCGCGCTGGGACCAGAGCACGTTCGCCGGGCGCCTCCGGCACTTCCTCAACATCACCGACCCGCGCACGGCCCTGGTGCCCGAGCGGGAGCTGGACCGGGCGCGGGAGGTGGTGGCAGGCTGCAG GGCCGGGCTGGTGCCGCCGGGCAGCAGCCGGGAGCAGCTGCTGTACGCCAAGAAGCTGTACGACTCGGCCTTCCACCCCGACAGCGGCGAGAAGATGAACCTCATCGGCAGGATGTCCTTCCAGGTGCCGGGGGGCATGGCCCTCACCGGCTGCATGCTCCAGTTCTACCG GACGGTGCCGGCCGTGGTTTTCTGGCAGTGGGTGAACCAGTCCTTTAATGCCATCGTCAACTACACCAACCGCAACGCCGCCTCCCCCATCTCGCTGGC GCAAATCGGAGTGGCTTACGTCACGGCCACTGGTACGGCCCTGGCCACCGCGGTGGGGCTCAACCTCTACACCAAG CGAGCCCCCCCTTTGCTTGCCCGCTGGGTCCCGTTTGCAGCCGTGGCCGCCGCCAACTGCGTGAACATCCCGATGATGAGGCAGCA GGAGATCATCAACGGGGTCACGGTGACGGACGAGGACAACAACGAGCTGGGACGCTCCAGG AGGGCGGCGGTGAAGGGCATCGCGCAGGTCGTGGTCTCCAGGATCACCATGGCAGCTCCGGGCATGAGTGAGTGCGGGATGGGGCACTGGGCTGGGGGCCGGATCCACGCAGTGACCCAAAGCCCAGCGGCTCCCAGCACGGCCAgcgctgctggggctctgcGGGCTGGCCCtcacctcttcccctcccctcttctctcGGCACCTAGTTATTCTGCCCATCATCATGGAGCGGCTGGAGAAGTTCCCCTTCATGCAG CGCATCCGGGTTCTCCACGCGCcgctgcaggtgctgctctgCGGGGGGTT CCTCCTGTTCATGGTGCCGGCCGCCTGCGCCCTGTTCCCGCAGAGATG
- the SFXN2 gene encoding sideroflexin-2 isoform X3, translating to MAAVPLGFDIDAPRWDQSTFAGRLRHFLNITDPRTALVPERELDRAREVVAGCRAGLVPPGSSREQLLYAKKLYDSAFHPDSGEKMNLIGRMSFQVPGGMALTGCMLQFYRTVPAVVFWQWVNQSFNAIVNYTNRNAASPISLAQIGVAYVTATGTALATAVGLNLYTKRAPPLLARWVPFAAVAAANCVNIPMMRQQEIINGVTVTDEDNNELGRSRRAAVKGIAQVVVSRITMAAPGMSECGMGHWAGGRIHAVTQSPAAPSTASAAGALRAGPHLFPSPLLSAPSYSAHHHGAAGEVPLHAAHPGSPRAAAGAALRGVPPVHGAGRLRPVPAEMLPRAG from the exons ATGGCCGCCGTCCCCCTCGGCTTCGACATCGACGCCCCGCGCTGGGACCAGAGCACGTTCGCCGGGCGCCTCCGGCACTTCCTCAACATCACCGACCCGCGCACGGCCCTGGTGCCCGAGCGGGAGCTGGACCGGGCGCGGGAGGTGGTGGCAGGCTGCAG GGCCGGGCTGGTGCCGCCGGGCAGCAGCCGGGAGCAGCTGCTGTACGCCAAGAAGCTGTACGACTCGGCCTTCCACCCCGACAGCGGCGAGAAGATGAACCTCATCGGCAGGATGTCCTTCCAGGTGCCGGGGGGCATGGCCCTCACCGGCTGCATGCTCCAGTTCTACCG GACGGTGCCGGCCGTGGTTTTCTGGCAGTGGGTGAACCAGTCCTTTAATGCCATCGTCAACTACACCAACCGCAACGCCGCCTCCCCCATCTCGCTGGC GCAAATCGGAGTGGCTTACGTCACGGCCACTGGTACGGCCCTGGCCACCGCGGTGGGGCTCAACCTCTACACCAAG CGAGCCCCCCCTTTGCTTGCCCGCTGGGTCCCGTTTGCAGCCGTGGCCGCCGCCAACTGCGTGAACATCCCGATGATGAGGCAGCA GGAGATCATCAACGGGGTCACGGTGACGGACGAGGACAACAACGAGCTGGGACGCTCCAGG AGGGCGGCGGTGAAGGGCATCGCGCAGGTCGTGGTCTCCAGGATCACCATGGCAGCTCCGGGCATGAGTGAGTGCGGGATGGGGCACTGGGCTGGGGGCCGGATCCACGCAGTGACCCAAAGCCCAGCGGCTCCCAGCACGGCCAgcgctgctggggctctgcGGGCTGGCCCtcacctcttcccctcccctcttctctcGGCACCTAGTTATTCTGCCCATCATCATGGAGCGGCTGGAGAAGTTCCCCTTCATGCAG CGCATCCGGGTTCTCCACGCGCcgctgcaggtgctgctctgCGGGGGGTT CCTCCTGTTCATGGTGCCGGCCGCCTGCGCCCTGTTCCCGCAGAGATG
- the SFXN2 gene encoding sideroflexin-2 isoform X2 encodes MGNCVTHAPPPCVSASPLPRRASAPREGRGWRRGWPRPPATPRPLPPRGGRGRSARRDWPGAATRRGARQGGLGAAQLRAEMAAVPLGFDIDAPRWDQSTFAGRLRHFLNITDPRTALVPERELDRAREVVAGCRAGLVPPGSSREQLLYAKKLYDSAFHPDSGEKMNLIGRMSFQVPGGMALTGCMLQFYRTVPAVVFWQWVNQSFNAIVNYTNRNAASPISLAQIGVAYVTATGTALATAVGLNLYTKRAPPLLARWVPFAAVAAANCVNIPMMRQQEIINGVTVTDEDNNELGRSRRAAVKGIAQVVVSRITMAAPGMIILPIIMERLEKFPFMQRIRVLHAPLQVLLCGGFLLFMVPAACALFPQRCSLALASLESELRDSIVAKHGDKVPYVYFNKGL; translated from the exons ATGGGCAACTGCGTCACGCACGCGCCGCCGCCGTGCGTAAGCGCGTCACCGCTTCCCCGCCGTGCGTCCGCCCCACGAGAGgggcggggctggcggcgcgGTTGGCCACGCCCACCTGCCACGCCACGCCCCCTCCCGCCGCGGGGTGGGCGCGGCCGCTCGGCTCGCCGTGATTGGCCGGGGGCGGCCACGCGGCGCGGCGCGCGCCAAGGGGGTCTGGGGGCCGCGCAG ctccgCGCCGAAATGGCCGCCGTCCCCCTCGGCTTCGACATCGACGCCCCGCGCTGGGACCAGAGCACGTTCGCCGGGCGCCTCCGGCACTTCCTCAACATCACCGACCCGCGCACGGCCCTGGTGCCCGAGCGGGAGCTGGACCGGGCGCGGGAGGTGGTGGCAGGCTGCAG GGCCGGGCTGGTGCCGCCGGGCAGCAGCCGGGAGCAGCTGCTGTACGCCAAGAAGCTGTACGACTCGGCCTTCCACCCCGACAGCGGCGAGAAGATGAACCTCATCGGCAGGATGTCCTTCCAGGTGCCGGGGGGCATGGCCCTCACCGGCTGCATGCTCCAGTTCTACCG GACGGTGCCGGCCGTGGTTTTCTGGCAGTGGGTGAACCAGTCCTTTAATGCCATCGTCAACTACACCAACCGCAACGCCGCCTCCCCCATCTCGCTGGC GCAAATCGGAGTGGCTTACGTCACGGCCACTGGTACGGCCCTGGCCACCGCGGTGGGGCTCAACCTCTACACCAAG CGAGCCCCCCCTTTGCTTGCCCGCTGGGTCCCGTTTGCAGCCGTGGCCGCCGCCAACTGCGTGAACATCCCGATGATGAGGCAGCA GGAGATCATCAACGGGGTCACGGTGACGGACGAGGACAACAACGAGCTGGGACGCTCCAGG AGGGCGGCGGTGAAGGGCATCGCGCAGGTCGTGGTCTCCAGGATCACCATGGCAGCTCCGGGCATGA TTATTCTGCCCATCATCATGGAGCGGCTGGAGAAGTTCCCCTTCATGCAG CGCATCCGGGTTCTCCACGCGCcgctgcaggtgctgctctgCGGGGGGTT CCTCCTGTTCATGGTGCCGGCCGCCTGCGCCCTGTTCCCGCAGAGATG